Proteins encoded together in one Helicobacter pylori window:
- a CDS encoding 4-(cytidine 5'-diphospho)-2-C-methyl-D-erythritol kinase — MIHVFEVYPKVNIFLKILHKEGAYHKLISRMCLVKDKLKDIISVKNALSFSLKGDFDCPLEENSLFKALQVLKNFLKSKNFSHSAIKSLDTLAIEVEKNIPTQAGLGGGSADAGGLLYHLNQIFDWRLSLEELYTMGSLVGADTNFFISQYKSANATSYGEVIENFEEEPLENRLEIYAPTHVFCSTKAIYQAYKPKTCFSQAKEWLKKPSLECLKTYDRSELNDLLKPALLTNQALRSIESELGKEWFFSGSGSTFFRLKPALKGGE, encoded by the coding sequence TTGATACATGTTTTTGAAGTTTATCCTAAAGTCAATATTTTTTTAAAAATCCTTCACAAAGAAGGGGCTTACCACAAGCTCATTTCTCGCATGTGTTTGGTCAAAGACAAGCTCAAAGACATTATCAGCGTCAAAAATGCCTTATCTTTCTCATTAAAAGGGGATTTTGACTGCCCTTTAGAAGAAAACTCACTCTTTAAAGCCCTCCAAGTTTTAAAAAATTTTTTAAAATCAAAAAATTTCTCTCATTCTGCCATCAAATCCCTAGACACCCTGGCGATTGAAGTGGAAAAAAACATCCCCACTCAAGCCGGGTTAGGCGGTGGGAGCGCTGATGCTGGGGGACTGTTGTATCATTTAAATCAAATATTTGACTGGCGTTTGAGTTTAGAAGAGCTTTATACTATGGGATCTTTAGTGGGTGCAGACACCAATTTTTTCATCTCGCAATACAAAAGCGCTAACGCCACTTCTTATGGCGAAGTCATTGAAAATTTTGAAGAAGAGCCTTTAGAAAACCGCCTAGAAATCTATGCGCCAACTCATGTTTTTTGCAGCACCAAAGCCATCTATCAAGCTTATAAGCCTAAAACTTGTTTTTCTCAAGCTAAAGAATGGCTTAAAAAGCCGAGTTTGGAATGCCTAAAGACTTATGATAGAAGCGAATTAAACGATCTTTTAAAGCCGGCTTTACTCACTAACCAAGCTTTAAGAAGTATAGAAAGCGAATTAGGCAAGGAGTGGTTTTTTAGCGGGAGCGGGAGCACGTTCTTTAGGCTAAAGCCTGCACTAAAAGGGGGCGAATGA
- the smpB gene encoding SsrA-binding protein: MKLIASNKKAYFDYEILETLEAGLVLLGSEVKALRQTRVNLKDNFVKIIKGEAFLFGVHISYLDTIHAYYKPNERRERKLLLHKKQLLKWQMEASKERLSIVGLKLYFNQRNRAKIQIALVKGKRLHDKRQSLKEKALNKEILADLKHHFKG, encoded by the coding sequence ATGAAACTCATTGCCAGCAATAAAAAAGCCTATTTTGACTATGAAATTTTGGAAACTTTAGAAGCAGGATTAGTGCTTTTAGGCTCTGAAGTGAAGGCTTTGAGACAAACTCGGGTGAATTTAAAAGATAATTTTGTTAAAATAATCAAAGGAGAAGCTTTTTTATTTGGTGTTCATATATCATATTTAGATACAATCCATGCGTATTACAAGCCCAATGAAAGGCGAGAGCGTAAGTTGCTTTTACACAAAAAGCAATTATTGAAATGGCAAATGGAAGCGTCTAAAGAACGCTTGAGTATTGTAGGATTGAAATTGTATTTTAACCAAAGAAATAGAGCTAAAATCCAAATTGCTTTAGTGAAAGGAAAAAGATTGCACGACAAAAGACAAAGTCTCAAAGAAAAAGCACTCAATAAAGAAATTCTTGCCGATTTAAAACACCACTTTAAAGGATAA
- the exbB gene encoding TonB-system energizer ExbB, producing MKEMVDYGIIGFLIFLSVIVIAIAIERLWFFATLRVDDYTDRRKLELALHKRLTLVATIGSNAPYIGLLGTVMGIMLTFMDLGSASGIDTKAIMTNLALALKATGMGLLVAIPAIVIYNLLVRKSEILVTKWDIFHHPVDTQSHEIYNKA from the coding sequence ATGAAAGAAATGGTAGATTATGGGATTATAGGGTTTTTGATCTTTTTATCAGTCATCGTTATAGCGATCGCAATAGAAAGGTTGTGGTTTTTTGCCACTCTTCGTGTAGATGACTACACAGACAGGCGTAAATTAGAGCTAGCCCTACACAAACGCTTGACTCTAGTGGCCACGATTGGCTCAAACGCTCCTTATATCGGTCTTTTAGGAACGGTTATGGGGATCATGCTCACTTTTATGGATTTAGGATCCGCTTCTGGCATTGACACTAAAGCGATCATGACTAATTTAGCCCTTGCTTTAAAAGCGACTGGCATGGGGTTATTGGTGGCGATCCCTGCGATTGTGATTTATAACTTGCTAGTGAGAAAAAGTGAGATTTTAGTCACTAAATGGGATATTTTCCACCACCCGGTTGACACGCAATCCCATGAGATTTATAACAAAGCCTAA